CGTGCTACGTGCATCTGAGAATCTGGCTTTCGATGCCTCGAGAACATCTGAAGGCGCCAAGGTAATTTCTTCAGACATATTTCCAACTACTTGCAGAGATGGTGAgattatgaagaaaaaaaaaagatgggaAAAAATGACTAAAGCTTTTCATGTTGTTACCTGCAGCCCGTTGTAAGCCCCATATCTGCAGCAGCTACAAGTAGCATGGAACTTGCAGAGAGGGTGGCGGCCTCTGCAATGGTTGGTATTCTGCGGTTTTCTCCTTTCTGCTGTATACGATGTGCTATTATGTAGCCATGAGTTGGAATTTTAAACACCCACTCATTCTGAATTTTGTTCTTGGTGGACTGCGCTTCGCCTTACTATTTGCAATTGTGTGTGCTGAAAGCTTAGTCTTTGATTTTTGTTAGAATCGTGATACGAGAGACCATGGTGATGTTAAGCCTAGAATAGCAGCAGAGGATGCTAATGACAAATTAAAGAATTGGAAGCTTAGTGAAATCAACGAACCATCTCTGTGCAGGTCATCAAAACTTCCCGAACATTCAAAAGTAACAAAGGTATGATGTTCACTAATATGTAAGCGTCTTATGCATTTGTATTGGAGCTCTAACATATTCAAGCTGTTGGTCTTGTTGCAACAGATATCTAGGTTGACATATACGAATTCAGGCAATGCCATACTTGCATTAGCTTCAAATGCGATCCATTTGCTTTGGAAATGGCCACGGAGTGACCCTAATTTTAGTGGAAAGGTGAGAACAGAACTGAAGCTACTTCCCTCTTTAACTGGGAGTTCCAATCACTAATCATTTTGAAACGATGCTCTCTGTAGGCAACAACTAGTGTTTCACCTCAGTTATGGCAGCCATCAAGTGGAATCTTGATGACCAATGATATGCCTGATGTGAACCCCGAGGAAGCTGTTCCTTGCTTTGCCTTGTCGAAAAACGACTCTTATGTAATGTCAGCCTCAGGGGGGAAAATCTCTTTGTTTAACATGATGACTTTCAAGGTGACTTGCAGCGATAGATTATGTTTCGTGTTTAGGTGTGCTTCTGCCCATGTGCATGAATGTTCACCCCTCACTTTTTTGGATAATTGCAGACTATGACAACTTTTATGCCTCCGCCACCAGCAGCAACATCCTTAGCTTTCCATCCTCAAGATAACAACATAATCGCTATTGGGATGGATGACTCCTCAATCCAGATATTTAACGTTAGGGTGGATGAGGTATCTCATAAGAACATAATATCAGCATACATTGTCATTGTGGCTAATCCAAACAGTCTAGGTAGCTTATCGATAATATCCGCTTCTTGCAGGTTAAAAGCAAGCTTAAAGGACATTCTAAGCGCATCACGGGCCTTGCTTTCTCGAACACATTAAATGTGCTCGTTTCATCGGGTGCAGATGCCCAGGTTGACAATTTTATCAAACTCATCTTTTTCTGCAATGCAGTTGCAGATGGAGTGCATGATTTTGTTGTTAAGATTTTTGATAAGTATAATGATCTCTCTTATATATGACGGctgattttaatttcttgcCCCACTCCAGCTGTGTGTGTGGAGCTCTGTTGGATGGGAAATGCAGAAGTCCAGATTCTTGCAACTGCCATCCCGAAGGTCGCCTGAGGCACCATCTGAAACACGTGTGCAATTTCATCATGACCAGACTCACTTTCTGGTCATACACGAGACTCAACTAGCCATATATGAAACAACCAAATTAGACTGCATACATCAGGTAAAAGAAAATTCCATTGAAGGCACTGATTAAGAAAATCACTTGAGGCAACATTCTCTTACACTGTAACTATATTTCTCCTTGCAGTGGGTACCGCCCGAATCTGCTGCCCCGATATCTCATGCCACATTCTCATGCGACAGCCAGCTGGTTTATGCTAGTCTGCTAGATGGTACCATCTGCATATTCAATGCTGCACACCTTCGCTTGCGGTGCCGTATCAGTCGCGCTGCTTATCTTCCTCCAAGTGTCAGGCAAGTCTCTTACATGATACTATGTTTTCGTGTTTCATTACCAAAGGCTTCCAACCTGACCTTTAGATTTAGgtctttatataatttatacaaGAACCTaattaagatataaatttGAACATATGAGGAACTCGATTTTAACAAGTAAAGTGCACCAGCTCAATGTACAAAAGGGATAATTGCATCTAAAAGCATGACTTATGCATTTCATGGTTTATAGTATGACTAGTTCTTAGAGTTGagagaaaatagaaagatgAAAGACAACATAAAACGTCTTAGAACCAGAGTTTTAATCTACACGAGTACGAAGCTGTTTAATTTCGCTATATTTCGAATTGACTTTGTAATTGCCAAAATTTTTGTATCGTGTATTTTTGTGAACCAATTTAAAAGGCATGTTAAAATTCTGTTTCTTTTGTAATCTGTTTGCTGCAAGAAATCTTGTTCTGAAAATTGTGTGCTACTTTCGTCCCCTTGCAGCTCCAGCATTCACCCAACGGTGATAGCTGCACACCCACAAGAAGTGAATCAATTTGCATTAGGTCTGTCGGATGGCTCTGTCCATGTCATCGAACCTCATGCATCTGAGGCCAAGTGGGGTGTGCCTCCGCCCCCCGAAAATGGCTCCACAAGCAATGCCCCCGTCACTCCTTCAGTTGGAGCCTCATCCTCGGATCAGCCTCAAAGATGATCTACACGTAGCCCTTGAATTGCTCTCGGTCTGGTATTTGTAGAGTGGCTCTCTGAGATCTTATCTTTTTGCAACACTGCTTTTGTTTACTTGACAGTTGAGGTGTTTATGTGATTACACTAAGTAGAAGTAATCTGGCACCCCATTTAAGACAAGAAAATATGTTCCAGACTGGACTAGAAGATCATGTTAATAATCCATGCACTTTTTTACCGCTCGTTACTTTTATAGTGctaattttgattgaatttgttcgatgttttttttaaaaaaaattgagttgatGTTGTTTATTACTTGGTTCAAGTCTCTTTAGATTTAATCGAacatttaatcatgttttgatAGCTAGAGATGACCGTGCgagaaaaaattagttgatTGTTTTGAATCACTGGCCGAGCAGCCCGCTTATGCTGTACGCATATGGCATGAGTTTGGTGAGGTTTCTCGACCTTGCGAAGCAGCCCAGTGAGCCGGCGACGCGCAATGTGGCTGTCTTGTCCGCGACAATGGGCTCGAGCTCATGTTGGGAATATTTACCTTATTCACactcaatatatataactatagaaaaagccaattttgagcctctAATATaagcattttttaaatataaattagtactactaaacatttataaatttgtaacaGTTGTCTAGAGTCTTTGTCCTAGCGACAAGGAGGTTAGATATCATGATCTTAACCtcagttgtaatttcctcTTTTCTTAGGAGTTTATATGTAATATCCTCCTTCATATAGgagttaaatttttaaaaaaaaaaataaaagaaaataaaaaaataaatttgtaactgttacactaattatttaataatataagaaGCACCATATAATTTATCGTTAGAAGGTTTGAAATGGCGGTTTATCATTAGaatgtttataattatatttaataatataataagcAACATATTTACACTTATTATTTGCAAATATCACATTATTTACAGCACAGAATGATGAGTACACAATTAATAATACAGTAAGATATTTGTTGTTTCATTTGCATCGGTAGTAAATGcacaaataatttatcaattgaaattgaataaagcTACTAAATCATGCCTAATTCATCTTGCCTccattctttctctctctttgaaATCCTCTTACTCTTTCCGCATCATATCAAATAAAGATTCAACAATAGAAGATAATAAGGTCAAGAGTACGCCACGTCGTTTTATGGTTAGACATGAGAGAAATATATCCGACAACAAGAGTGATAGCAACCTTGCTTTAGCTTGAGATAGAAAGCCGATAAACATATGCGCTAAGCACAAAAACCCTAATTGCAATTGTGACTATTTATTTTGGGTTTGGAGAgtttctaaaaaattataattacaattCTTATGTGGTagttacaaattttttaattagtgtaATTGTGGATTCAATGATGAATTATACCCAAATCTATTTTACTACTGATGCAAATGAAACAACAAATATCATTGTATTATTAATTGTGTAATCGTCATTCCATGGAACGACGTTATTTGTAAATAACGATTacacaattaataatataacatGGAATGACGATTACACAattaataatacaataaaatatttgttgctTCATTTGCATcggtaataaaataaattttggtatatttcATCATTGAATCCGCAATtacactaattaaaaaatttgtaaccGCCACATTATTAAGAattgtataataataatttttagaaaCTCTCCGAACCCAGAATAAATAGCTGCATTTGCAATTAGGGTTTTTGTGCTTAGCGCAGATGTTTATCGGCTTTCTATCTAAGCTCAAGCTAAAGCAAGGCTGCTATCACCATGGTCGTCGGATATATTTCTCTCATATCTAACCATACAACGACGGTACGCACTCTTTACCTTATTATCTCCGATTGctaaatttttgtttgatatgaCGTGGAAAGAATAAGAGGATTTCAAAGGGAAAGAAAGGAGGCAAGACGAAGGTGTGAGTTACTacattcatttaatttcaattgcatacattatttatttatttcctgaTTTcccaaactaaaaaaatatttcttgttGTTTTATTGTTAGATCTATTCGCATAGAAGGGTGATTATTACAATTGTTACCCTATTTTTTCATCTGAATGTTTGTCCTTGTAGTCATGAAAATGTATGTGTTGATCATTCTATAATTTACTCCAGATCTTTAAAAgtgtattagtattatttttctagcAATGGGATATTGTTCATTTGCCTAATGCTTAAGAGCACTATACCATGATTCAAAATGCTTAGgcagaaaaataaattcacatcTAATTCCTCTAATACTAGTTTTTGATACTATAAACAACCACCCTCACCACTTATTGTTCCCACTTAGACGCTGAAAATACCAAGGGATAGtttgaaacaaaatcaatatgtTTTGAGGTCCAAATTATTTCATAGTTTTAACCGAGAATCtatatccaaaaaataagattgacaattcatttttagtcTATTAATTGTGCAGATCCCTACTAAATGCAGCATTAGTACAACATCAAGGTTCCAATTCCCTAAgatacaaaaaatttcatgttttgtGTAGTTAATTTCAGCCCCAATCTAAttggttttattttacatGTTCAGTGCAATGTTTATTAACAATGCAATGAAGTTTTCTTTGGTACTAAATCATTTTCCCAAATTAACCGAGTGCCAATAATGAACAGAGGTGTAAATTTGATGGTtgattcaaaattcaaataataatactaaatcATATTCCGAAATTAGTCGAtggaaaattatcataaacaTGCTTCAAATTGGGGGGTAGGCTcccttcctttttttcttcattatttgaCCGTTTGACATAAAATGCTGAGTTTTGAGCATTAATCACCAAAACCCTAGAATTTGTCTGTTCCTCCCTTGCCAACATACACTACACTGGCAAAATCCCCCTTTAAATATCTTGCATTTTCCCCTAATTTTGTTCAATTTGCATTCGTTTCCGCAGAGGCTAACAGAGAGTGAAAGCAGAAACGAATTGACGTGATGGATGTGGGAAAAATCTCTTCTGCTGATGCTGCTCTGCACAAAATGATGTGCTGTTCCATTCTTGGGGCTGCTCAAAGCTGCCTCCTTTTGCTTCTTATCATGGTACATTCCTTCAACCCTTTACTCTACATTGTTCTGTGTTGCTTGTTTGTTCTTGCTTTCTGTAAGTTCTTTACTGCATTTGAATAAGTAGCTAATTGAGTGATTGAATCTGCATTTGAATTAGTTTAGTTTATTCTTTATCAATCATCATTGCTTAAATCTGTGCGACTGTATTTGGCCTTGTTTATGTTTCTCTCAAGAATTGATTTTTGACTGGGATAAGATGCTATATGgagttttgttttgataacTGCAGCAGGAAATGGTCCCTGATTTAATTGAGAACGCAGATTTGATCGAATCACCACCGTCTCTGCGTTCCATGAATTCAAAGATCTGTTTAACCCTTATTTGAATTGGTGGTATATACATATGAAAACAATGCTGTCTGTTTTGATGCTTCTGATTAGTCTCGCTCTGGTCGAACAGATTGATTTTCTCTTGAGATGCTATGAAAGAATCTTATATCGAAGGTCGATTTATCTTTACTTCATATATCTCTGGTGTTTTCGCTTGGGACGAATAAACGAACCCTAAAAGGATCTTTCTCTTAGTCACTTGTAGCTCTTGTTCAATCTTTGGTTTAACTTAAAGAATTGTTTTCTGTTGATATTCTGTGAAATTATAGCATCACAAATGGAAAATTGGTTGTATTCGTCTCTGTTATTGATTGACATCACAAATGGAAAATCTAAAGCAAGCATGGATTTTGGTTGTGTTTAGTTTATTGTGCTTGTATTCGTCTCCTTTGTTGATTGACATTGTTGGATTGGGGTTGTTTCTCTCCAGACTGGGACCCTGCTCGATGGTACAGACGTTGTTCCATCCCTGATGAATAGAAGGTACTGTGAATTCTTCTTTGTTATAGTCTTTTGAAGTTGTATTGCTGTACTAAGCCATGGTGTGTATATGTGCTCCACTTACAGATTCCCATTCGGTGATCTTAAAAAAGACACTGAGACGGAGGAGAACAAAGATTTTGGTGAGAGTgacgacgatgatgatgaagacAACGAAGCCAGTGATGACGATGACAGTGATGAGGACGACGATGATTACTCTGGAGATGGGGGTGATGACGATGATGTAGACTCTGATGATGAGGTTGAGCACAATGGTAATGCAGGGAGTGAAGAGGACGATGATAGCGATGACGACGGAGATGATGATGGAGGTGACAGCGATGATGACGACGATGACGATGACGACAGTgaggatgatgaagatgaagagaaacgtccatcgaagaagaagaagtgagATGTTAGGTCTCTGTTTCGGTTTCAGCTATAGCAAGTAGCATTTTTAAATGGTACTCTGTTTTGGTCATATTGACTGAAATTATGttgtttggtttattttagTTACTTTGGTATTCGACATTACTCCATTTCATTGGAGAGTGAATTGTAACATGTTATATGACATGTTACtatctataaattaaattatcaattttacatctttttgtttgataaatttatcttCATCAGTGAAGGGACTTATAATGTTACTGTGCTAAAATATGTACTCCTATAAATCTACTCATAACGTGCAATAAAGACTGTTAGGAAGTGAAAATTTCATGCCAATCATCATATCTTGTCAAGAGCAGCTTGAAACATGTTccattaaactaaaataaataggtTATACACCACAACTTTTTGCTCATTTCTGTAATGTCACTATCATCACTCAAGACTAAACTCCCACATTCCCCAACTGCTGGATGTTCTTGAACGTCCACTGCTTAGGATACACTCATCGTGGATACGAGGTCGATTCTGACTGCCGAATCAACAACCATGGATTTGCTAAAAGTTAATTGAATACCTACCACAGAGAAAAGAAGAACGAGGCTATAGACAAAACTAACCagaaatatactccatccgtcctgAAAAGTATggattatttctcttttagttcgtcccaaagagtatgaactttctgATTTTGGAAATCCAGCTacactactactaataataatgtagacTCCACTCTCCATTAACATTACTTCTACTACTCTttatcttcctctctcttacttgaccaattatgcattagaACTCGTGTCCAGccaaaagtttatatttttcaggGGAGGATGGAGTATCAAACTATCTTGCATATTGATAAACATGCCAAAATGTTAGATTTGGAAGCTCAACTCTATAATACTAcagaaaatattagtagtgCATTTGATCTGGAAAATGATGAGTTAGAAATTTAGAATGTGATAGTATAAGCTAATGAGTCGTAGCAATGGCAAACAGAGAAAACTCGCAAAGATTTGAGCGCCTTCATCCCCCTTTAGTATCAATCACAGGAATTTAGTAGTAGAACAAATTATTGGACTCTCTCTCATGGAgaaatgattatatatatctaatatCCTACTTCACAAGAATCTaccaattttatatcaatGTGTTTACTTTGTGTGATATGATGGATAGATAAAACATAGGCTTATATGAGCAAATAAGTTTGAAATTAATCAATCCATCAAAGCAAGTGATTCAATTATCTGCAAATGAAGATAATGTTCGCTTTCAGCTGAATGGCAATCGAATCTTTCTGCAAATCCTAGTTTGCAATTCATCAAATTCAGACACAAGAAAAGCaatcaaagaaataaaattcaaattcaagtaACAATTTAATCTACCTCAAGTTATCCAGGTAGCTTCCCTGATCGAAAAACGGCGAATTTTGATTTCTCCGAATACTGATACTCAATTCCATTGCTCTGCAGGAGCCCTTCGATCAAATTCTTCGCCTCATCGGGGTCGGAGCTCTCGCATTCGACCTCATAGCTCGTGCCGAAGGTGTAGAGCGTCTCATCGAGCTCCAATTTGAGCCCATTCCACTCGTAAACCCCTCTCACGTTCCTAAAACCCCCCAGACAGACCAAACCCTTCCCGCCCAAACCGAACTCCTCCCTCACCCTCCTGATTACGTCGGACGGCTCGATGAGGAGGAGCCGCGATGGATCGGCGGCGCAGTGGCGGCCGACGGTGGGGTCGAGAGGCTCCTCCTGCTCCTCGATGCGGCTGATTCCGCCTGAGATCTGGGGCTTCgattttagagagagaacgCAGCGGGAGTCGAGGTCGTAGAAGCGGATGCGGAGGGCGGCGAAGCTGGACGCGAGCTCCGCGTTGGGGCCGTCGAAGAAGAGGTTCTCTTGGAGGTGAGTGCGGCGGTGGTAGGCAGAGAGAACGGCGGAGAGGCGCTCGTGGGCGGCGGAGGACGGGAGCCGGAGCTTCACTtcaatttccattttattttatttggatttgaatAGGGAGATAATAGTCTCTAATGAAATGGTGGTTGGGAACACACAAAACGGTTGGAATTGAACCGCTGCGGATCTTTATGTGGATCCGGGTCCTACATTTTGCACCTCATTTAGTTTTTTACTACTCCTTCTTCCATACTAGAGtcgtattgcatttttatatattccaGTAGACTCATTTCCCTCGTTCCTACtttcttctctattttttcccctctcatattacttttattatctttttatttaatacattacacacttttttcttaatcttcatcccaaaaagaaatgcttcatagtactatggaatggagggagtagtatctTCCAATTGAGCCACAAAATTTACTCCCTCTATCATTAATTTTGACTGATCTCTGGTTTTAGAACAATCTAAACGATTGATGTGTGtgttacttcctccgtccacgaataggagtctcatttatcCACTTTAATTCGTCCGAATAAGAATTCTAgttcataattactataaattttaaaaaggtctcatattccacaaaCTCATTCCACCCacgtatcatttaaaactaatatgtaCAAATGagactttcttccacccatttttcttaatatttcttaaaatccatacCAAAAAGAAATCAGACTTTTATTcgtagacggagggagtatgacaTAGTGTATATCTTCACTATTATTAAAAACGAATGCATTACAAAATTGAAGTAAAAGTGCAAATCCATCAAAATCCGCCATCACACAATACTCAAAAATCACAcctcaaaaatataaagaacaGTTATATTTTGGCAAAAGAAAATTCATGAACCTCAATGGATCCATGTTGCCGACCAAAAAAAGACTAGAAAGCTAGTACATGTCAGGAAATGACACGACAAAATAGGAACTACGACAGAATGTGGTGGATTTGGAGGACCTCCTCCACCACAATTATCATCGTCATCATCACCTCTCATCGGAATAAAACCATCTAACTACCAACTAACTCGTACAACCGCAGAAGGTATAAACCACACAGTAAGCTGGCATTTGACTCTTCAGAAGAGTTTGAACAGCAGACCGCCGTGAGTTGCGAAGAAGGGAGCAAACACCAGCGACTCCACAGCCATCAGCTTGATAAGAATGTTCAGCGATGGGCCTGAAGTGTCCTTCAGAGGGTCTCCAATGGTGTCACCAATCACGGCCGCCTTGTGTGGCTCAGATCCCTTTGGCCCCAGAGTCTGTGC
The nucleotide sequence above comes from Salvia hispanica cultivar TCC Black 2014 chromosome 5, UniMelb_Shisp_WGS_1.0, whole genome shotgun sequence. Encoded proteins:
- the LOC125190329 gene encoding phosphopantothenoylcysteine decarboxylase subunit VHS3-like, with protein sequence MDVGKISSADAALHKMMCCSILGAAQSCLLLLLIMTGTLLDGTDVVPSLMNRRFPFGDLKKDTETEENKDFGESDDDDDEDNEASDDDDSDEDDDDYSGDGGDDDDVDSDDEVEHNGNAGSEEDDDSDDDGDDDGGDSDDDDDDDDDSEDDEDEEKRPSKKKK
- the LOC125190328 gene encoding triphosphate tunnel metalloenzyme 3-like yields the protein MEIEVKLRLPSSAAHERLSAVLSAYHRRTHLQENLFFDGPNAELASSFAALRIRFYDLDSRCVLSLKSKPQISGGISRIEEQEEPLDPTVGRHCAADPSRLLLIEPSDVIRRVREEFGLGGKGLVCLGGFRNVRGVYEWNGLKLELDETLYTFGTSYEVECESSDPDEAKNLIEGLLQSNGIEYQYSEKSKFAVFRSGKLPG